In Streptomyces hawaiiensis, one genomic interval encodes:
- a CDS encoding ANTAR domain-containing protein: MATMDVVPDGDRLTVTLWGELDLGSRRLLPELYDMLTLSGGGIDLRLDAVGFCDCSGLNALLDLRSRAVDQGKTVTVRSCGVAVERLLDLTGTRELFADTGRPESPASPAAPDTDPPEKNGQDLRAEVAQLRRAMQTRPTIDLARGILMASFGLSPEAAWNVLVRTSQNTNTKLHDLAHDLVGSVHGSTLPEQVQQQLAAAVAGASGDAAAHPAGGAAEDWD, from the coding sequence ATGGCGACCATGGACGTCGTTCCGGACGGCGACCGGTTGACGGTGACGCTGTGGGGTGAACTGGACCTGGGCAGCCGACGGTTGCTGCCCGAGCTGTACGACATGCTCACACTGTCCGGCGGCGGCATCGACCTGCGTCTGGACGCGGTCGGGTTCTGCGACTGCTCCGGCCTCAACGCGCTGCTCGATCTGCGCAGCCGCGCCGTCGACCAGGGCAAGACGGTCACTGTCCGGTCCTGCGGCGTCGCGGTCGAGCGCCTTCTCGACCTGACCGGCACGCGGGAGCTGTTCGCGGACACCGGCCGGCCGGAGAGCCCCGCATCCCCGGCCGCGCCCGACACCGACCCGCCGGAGAAGAACGGCCAGGACCTGCGCGCCGAAGTCGCCCAGCTGCGCCGCGCCATGCAGACCCGGCCCACCATCGACCTGGCCCGCGGCATCCTGATGGCGTCCTTCGGCCTGAGCCCCGAGGCGGCCTGGAACGTACTGGTGAGGACCTCCCAGAACACCAACACCAAGCTGCACGACCTGGCCCACGACCTGGTGGGCAGCGTGCACGGCAGCACCCTGCCGGAACAGGTGCAGCAGCAGCTGGCCGCCGCGGTCGCCGGCGCGAGCGGCGACGCGGCGGCGCACCCCGCGGGCGGAGCCGCCGAGGACTGGGACTGA
- a CDS encoding cellulose-binding domain-containing protein, translated as MPDLPTPQDATEAALFSECWDAVLAYADLCTSGSSAAAQLGREAFAHGIREARAAGTGPVRGTGRRPARLPRIPLLLTSVRTTAAAWEEQGQGHKLDPDLRLWLNSDKAARYTGPPLQRPLALRGLRDLQQPDAELLWFAEVEALPLPVVARRLGLDPAGAAGELQQVRTLFRDRCHRNHLDTPMDARCRSYARLLDAVTRSSAAETPGDLSRHLATCVPCAEAAACLRLHGGALPGALAGGVIGWGGLAYLERRRRAAEVRLGAGRPGPGDKTAGEPEDGEQKARVARNGLLVAAVLVSVLALGVSLMPFGSGDDDLGAPGGERQPVADPAPPLPSAPSLPPATSKPADRTTQGTKQPEKSGKSEGQNRHTEPQGTSSPTDRTEPGESADPACRVEYDLVNQWPDGFQATVTVTSTKSLDSWRVAWSFRDGQRVGQMWDASVAQDGSRVTATAADYNKSVPAGGDLAFGFLASWRGKNSPPYDFELNGHACAKSG; from the coding sequence ATGCCCGACCTGCCGACCCCTCAGGACGCCACCGAGGCCGCGCTGTTCTCCGAGTGCTGGGACGCGGTCCTCGCGTACGCGGACCTGTGCACGTCCGGTTCTTCGGCCGCCGCACAGCTGGGCCGCGAGGCGTTCGCGCACGGCATACGCGAGGCCCGCGCCGCCGGCACCGGCCCGGTCCGCGGCACCGGCCGCCGCCCGGCCCGGCTGCCCCGCATACCCCTGCTGCTGACCTCCGTACGCACCACGGCCGCGGCCTGGGAGGAACAGGGGCAGGGGCACAAACTCGACCCCGACCTGCGCCTGTGGCTCAACTCGGACAAGGCCGCCCGCTACACCGGCCCACCCCTGCAGCGCCCGCTCGCGCTGCGCGGCCTGCGCGATCTCCAGCAGCCCGACGCCGAACTGCTGTGGTTCGCCGAGGTGGAGGCGCTGCCGCTGCCCGTGGTCGCCCGCCGCCTGGGCCTCGACCCGGCCGGCGCCGCCGGGGAACTCCAGCAGGTGCGCACCCTGTTCCGGGACCGCTGCCACCGCAACCACCTCGACACGCCGATGGACGCCCGGTGCCGCAGCTACGCCCGGCTGCTCGACGCCGTGACCCGCTCCTCCGCCGCCGAGACCCCCGGCGACCTCTCCCGGCACCTCGCCACCTGCGTGCCGTGCGCCGAAGCCGCAGCCTGCCTGCGCCTGCACGGCGGCGCCCTGCCCGGGGCGCTGGCCGGCGGGGTGATCGGCTGGGGTGGACTCGCCTACCTGGAGCGCCGCCGCCGCGCCGCCGAGGTACGGCTCGGCGCCGGCCGACCCGGCCCGGGGGACAAGACGGCCGGAGAACCGGAGGACGGGGAGCAGAAGGCGCGCGTCGCCCGCAACGGCCTCCTCGTCGCCGCGGTCCTGGTCTCCGTGCTGGCCCTCGGCGTCTCGCTGATGCCCTTCGGCAGTGGTGACGACGACCTCGGCGCGCCCGGCGGCGAGCGCCAGCCGGTCGCCGACCCCGCTCCGCCCCTGCCGTCCGCCCCGTCCCTGCCGCCCGCGACCTCGAAGCCGGCCGACCGGACCACCCAGGGCACGAAGCAGCCGGAGAAGTCCGGCAAGTCGGAGGGCCAGAACCGCCACACCGAACCGCAGGGCACCTCCTCGCCCACCGACCGGACCGAACCCGGCGAGAGCGCGGACCCCGCCTGCCGGGTCGAGTACGACCTGGTCAACCAGTGGCCCGACGGCTTCCAGGCCACCGTCACCGTCACCAGCACCAAGTCCCTCGACTCCTGGCGCGTCGCCTGGTCCTTCCGGGACGGCCAGCGGGTCGGCCAGATGTGGGACGCCTCCGTCGCCCAGGACGGCTCCCGCGTCACCGCCACCGCCGCCGACTACAACAAGTCGGTCCCCGCGGGCGGCGACCTGGCCTTCGGCTTCCTCGCCTCCTGGCGGGGCAAGAACTCCCCGCCGTACGACTTCGAGCTGAACGGCCACGCCTGCGCGAAAAGCGGTTGA
- the rsgA gene encoding ribosome small subunit-dependent GTPase A: MSSSSASSVSTALAPYGWDEAWAEAFTPYEAEGLLPGRVVRVDRGQCDVVTADGLLRADTAFVTPHDPLRVVCTGDWVAVEPGGNPRYVRTYLPRRTAFVRSTSSQRSEGQILAANVDHAVIAVSLAVELDLGRVERFLALAWESGAQPVVVLTKADLVPDAVTLSYLVQDVETSAPGVAVVPVSSVDGDGLDVLAAIVGGGTSVLLGQSGAGKSTLANALLGEDVMTVQAIRDVDGKGRHTTTTRNLLALPGGGVLIDTPGLRGVGLWDAGTGVGQVFSEIEELAERCRFHDCAHEAEPGCAVLAAVDTGELPERRLQSYRKLLRENQRIVAKTDARLRAEIRKDWKRKGAIGKAAMEAKRGPHGRS, from the coding sequence TTGTCTTCCTCCTCCGCTTCATCCGTTTCCACCGCTCTCGCTCCCTACGGCTGGGACGAGGCCTGGGCCGAGGCGTTCACCCCCTACGAGGCCGAAGGGCTGCTGCCCGGCCGGGTCGTCCGGGTCGACCGCGGGCAGTGCGACGTCGTCACCGCCGACGGGCTGCTGCGGGCCGACACCGCGTTCGTCACCCCGCACGACCCCCTGCGGGTCGTGTGCACCGGCGACTGGGTCGCCGTCGAACCCGGCGGGAACCCGCGCTACGTCCGCACCTACCTGCCGCGCCGCACCGCCTTCGTCCGCTCCACCTCCTCCCAGCGGTCCGAGGGGCAGATCCTCGCGGCCAACGTCGATCACGCCGTCATCGCCGTGTCCCTCGCCGTCGAGCTGGACCTCGGCCGCGTCGAGCGCTTCCTCGCACTCGCCTGGGAGTCCGGGGCCCAGCCCGTCGTCGTCCTCACCAAGGCCGACCTCGTGCCGGACGCCGTGACCCTCTCGTACCTCGTCCAGGACGTGGAGACGAGCGCGCCCGGCGTGGCCGTCGTGCCCGTCAGCTCCGTGGACGGGGACGGGCTCGACGTGCTCGCCGCGATCGTCGGCGGGGGGACGTCCGTGCTGCTCGGGCAGTCCGGCGCGGGCAAGTCGACCCTCGCCAACGCGCTGCTCGGCGAGGACGTCATGACCGTCCAGGCCATCCGGGACGTCGACGGCAAGGGCCGCCACACCACGACCACGCGCAACCTGCTCGCGCTGCCCGGCGGGGGCGTCCTGATCGACACCCCCGGGCTGCGGGGCGTCGGCCTGTGGGACGCCGGGACCGGCGTCGGGCAGGTGTTCTCCGAGATCGAGGAACTGGCCGAGCGGTGCCGCTTCCACGACTGCGCCCACGAGGCCGAGCCGGGGTGCGCCGTACTGGCCGCCGTCGACACCGGTGAGCTGCCGGAGCGCCGGCTGCAGAGCTACCGCAAGCTGCTGCGGGAGAACCAGCGCATCGTCGCCAAGACCGACGCCCGCCTGCGGGCCGAGATCCGCAAGGACTGGAAGCGGAAGGGGGCGATCGGCAAGGCCGCGATGGAGGCGAAGCGGGGACCGCACGGGCGTTCGTAA
- a CDS encoding D-arabinono-1,4-lactone oxidase produces the protein MNGTVTNWAGNITYAAKELHRPGSLAALRALVADGDRVRVLGSGHSFNEIAEPGPEGVLLSLADLPPEVDVDTAARTVRVGGGVRYAELAHRVHGQGLALHNMASLPHISVAGSVATGTHGSGVLNGPLSVAVREVELVTADGSVVTIGRDEERFGGAVTSLGALGVVTALTLDLEPAYEVEQHVFTELPFQGLDSGTFETVMATGYSVSLFTDWREPGFRQVWLKRRTDQPLPAFPWAAPATEKMHPVPGMPAVNCTEQFGVPGPWHERLPHFRAEFVPSSGAELQSEYLLPRGHAVEMLHALDAIRETVAPVLQTCEVRTVAGDDQWLSPSHGRDTVAAHFTWVEDTQAVLPVVRRVEAALAPFGARPHWGKVFALPASALSELYPRLADFRALTQELDPRGKFANAFVRGVLAGA, from the coding sequence ATGAACGGGACCGTGACCAACTGGGCGGGCAACATCACCTACGCGGCCAAGGAACTGCACCGGCCCGGTTCGCTCGCGGCGCTGCGCGCGCTCGTCGCGGACGGTGACCGGGTGCGGGTCCTGGGCAGCGGGCACTCGTTCAACGAGATCGCCGAGCCGGGCCCCGAGGGCGTTCTGCTGTCGCTGGCCGACCTGCCCCCGGAGGTGGACGTCGACACGGCCGCCCGTACGGTCCGGGTCGGCGGCGGCGTGCGCTACGCGGAGCTGGCCCACCGGGTGCACGGGCAGGGACTCGCGCTGCACAACATGGCGTCCCTGCCGCACATCTCGGTGGCCGGGTCGGTCGCGACCGGCACCCACGGTTCGGGGGTGCTCAACGGCCCGCTGTCGGTCGCCGTGCGCGAGGTGGAGCTGGTCACGGCCGACGGCTCGGTGGTGACCATAGGACGGGACGAGGAGCGGTTCGGCGGGGCCGTCACCTCGCTCGGCGCGCTCGGGGTCGTCACCGCGCTCACCCTCGATCTGGAACCGGCCTACGAGGTGGAGCAGCACGTGTTCACCGAACTGCCTTTCCAGGGGCTGGACTCGGGGACGTTCGAGACGGTGATGGCGACGGGGTACAGCGTCAGCCTCTTCACCGACTGGCGTGAGCCGGGCTTTCGGCAGGTGTGGCTCAAGCGGCGCACCGACCAGCCGCTGCCCGCCTTCCCCTGGGCCGCTCCCGCGACGGAGAAGATGCACCCGGTGCCGGGCATGCCCGCGGTCAACTGCACCGAGCAGTTCGGTGTGCCGGGGCCGTGGCACGAGCGGTTGCCGCACTTCCGGGCGGAGTTCGTCCCGAGCAGCGGGGCGGAGCTGCAGTCGGAGTACCTGCTGCCGCGCGGGCACGCCGTGGAGATGCTGCACGCGCTCGACGCGATCCGGGAGACCGTCGCCCCCGTCCTGCAGACCTGCGAGGTGCGCACGGTCGCCGGCGACGACCAGTGGCTGAGCCCCTCCCACGGCCGGGACACCGTCGCGGCGCACTTCACGTGGGTGGAGGACACGCAGGCGGTACTGCCGGTGGTGCGGCGGGTCGAGGCGGCCCTCGCTCCCTTCGGGGCCCGGCCGCACTGGGGAAAGGTGTTCGCCCTGCCCGCCTCCGCCCTGAGCGAGCTGTACCCGCGACTCGCCGACTTCCGGGCGCTGACCCAGGAACTGGACCCACGGGGGAAGTTCGCCAACGCCTTCGTGCGGGGTGTGCTCGCGGGGGCGTAG
- a CDS encoding bifunctional transcriptional activator/DNA repair enzyme AdaA: MNQGTDEDTRYEAVRSRDARFDGVFFFAVETTGIYCRPSCPAVTPKRANVRFFATAAAAQGSGFRACRRCRPDAVPGSAEWNVRADVVGRAVRLIADGVVDREGVAGLAERLGYSARQVQRQLTAELGAGPVALARAQRAHTARVLVQTTELPITEIAFASGFASVRQFNDTIRAVYASTPSELRAAAPKHGRGRRTATPNAGIPLRLAHRGPYRAGPVFDLLEHEAVPGIEEVSGPPGTRTYRRTLRLPYGTGIVAVEERPGAARTGLGAHPGGWLDARLHLTDPRDLTTAVQRLRRLFDLDADPYAVDERLAADPRLAPLVAARPGLRSPGTADPEELAVRALTGRVEAERLVHRYGKALDAPCGSLTHLFPEPAVLAGAEPGGTLGALTAALADQAVRLDPGVDRDDARDALRAVPGLDARTVAEIRIRALGDPDVAPPGLDVPDSWRPWRSYALNHLRAAGEWESR, encoded by the coding sequence ATGAACCAGGGAACGGACGAAGACACCAGGTACGAGGCCGTTCGCAGCCGCGACGCCCGTTTCGACGGCGTGTTCTTCTTCGCGGTCGAGACGACCGGCATCTACTGCCGGCCGAGCTGCCCCGCGGTCACCCCGAAGCGGGCCAACGTACGGTTCTTCGCCACGGCCGCCGCCGCGCAGGGCTCGGGTTTCCGGGCCTGCCGGCGGTGCCGCCCGGACGCCGTGCCCGGCTCCGCCGAGTGGAACGTCCGCGCGGACGTGGTGGGCCGGGCCGTACGGCTGATCGCCGACGGCGTGGTCGACCGGGAGGGCGTCGCCGGGCTCGCCGAACGCCTCGGCTACAGCGCACGGCAGGTACAGCGGCAGCTCACCGCCGAACTCGGCGCCGGACCGGTCGCGCTCGCCCGGGCCCAGCGGGCCCACACCGCGCGCGTCCTGGTGCAGACCACCGAGCTGCCCATCACCGAGATCGCGTTCGCGTCGGGCTTCGCCAGCGTGCGGCAGTTCAACGACACGATCCGGGCCGTGTACGCGTCGACCCCGAGCGAGCTGCGCGCCGCCGCGCCGAAGCACGGCCGGGGCCGCCGCACGGCCACCCCCAACGCGGGCATCCCGCTCCGGCTCGCCCACCGCGGCCCCTACCGGGCCGGACCCGTCTTCGACCTGCTGGAACACGAGGCCGTACCCGGCATCGAGGAGGTGAGCGGCCCGCCCGGCACCCGCACCTACCGGCGCACCCTCCGCCTGCCGTACGGCACCGGCATCGTCGCCGTGGAGGAACGCCCGGGCGCCGCCCGGACCGGACTCGGCGCCCACCCGGGCGGCTGGCTCGACGCCCGGCTGCACCTCACCGACCCGCGCGACCTGACCACCGCCGTCCAGCGGCTGCGGCGGCTGTTCGATCTCGACGCCGACCCCTACGCCGTCGACGAGCGCCTCGCCGCCGACCCGCGGCTGGCACCCCTGGTCGCCGCCCGGCCCGGCCTGCGCTCACCGGGCACCGCCGACCCGGAGGAACTCGCCGTGCGCGCGCTGACCGGCCGCGTCGAGGCGGAACGGCTCGTACACCGCTACGGCAAGGCCCTCGACGCCCCCTGCGGCAGCCTCACCCACCTCTTCCCCGAGCCCGCCGTCCTCGCCGGGGCCGAACCCGGCGGCACCCTCGGCGCGCTCACCGCCGCCCTCGCCGACCAGGCCGTCCGACTGGACCCGGGCGTCGACCGGGACGACGCGCGGGACGCCCTGCGTGCCGTGCCCGGCCTGGACGCCCGTACCGTGGCCGAGATCCGCATCCGCGCCCTCGGCGACCCGGACGTGGCCCCGCCCGGCCTCGACGTCCCCGACAGCTGGCGCCCCTGGCGCTCGTACGCTCTGAACCACCTGCGCGCAGCAGGGGAGTGGGAGTCCCGATGA
- a CDS encoding radical SAM protein: MGSRTALVEDLMERFPHVPREAVFKEDLLRGGVAFDPSALSDNEGGEVKPKSYFIFSFDHGTLPELGEAALRRPPEEIILTGGPYDLRRTVVSVRVNPASPYRVAADESGMLGLYLDGRRISDVGVPPMPEYYRHTLSNGKSVMEVAPTIQWGYLIYLTAFRVCQYFGAKEECQYCDINHNWRQHKAAGRPYTGVKDVDEVLEALEIIDKYDTAKVSTAYTLTGGAITSKVQGLDEADFYGRYAKAIEEHFPGRWIGKVVAQALPRDDVQRFKDYGVQIYHPNYEVWDEYLFKMYCPGKERYVGRDEWHKRILDSAEIFGARNVIPNFVAGVEMAEPFGFKTVDEAIASTTEGLRFFMSHGITPRFTTWCPEPTTPLGKANPQGAPLEYHIRLLQAYRQTMEDFGLSSPPGYGPPGAGNAVFSVSSFMDSLPADEPTAV, encoded by the coding sequence ATGGGCAGCCGTACCGCGCTGGTCGAGGATCTGATGGAGCGGTTCCCGCACGTACCGCGGGAGGCCGTCTTCAAGGAGGACCTGCTCCGCGGCGGAGTGGCCTTCGACCCGTCCGCGCTCAGTGACAACGAGGGTGGCGAGGTCAAGCCGAAGTCGTACTTCATCTTCTCCTTCGACCACGGCACCCTGCCCGAGCTGGGCGAAGCCGCGCTGCGCCGCCCGCCCGAGGAGATCATCCTCACCGGCGGCCCCTACGACCTGCGCCGCACGGTGGTCTCGGTCCGGGTGAACCCGGCCTCCCCCTACCGGGTCGCGGCCGACGAGTCCGGCATGCTCGGCCTCTACCTCGACGGCAGGCGGATCTCCGACGTCGGCGTGCCGCCCATGCCCGAGTACTACCGGCACACCCTCTCCAACGGGAAGTCGGTCATGGAGGTCGCCCCCACCATCCAGTGGGGCTACCTGATCTACCTGACCGCGTTCCGCGTCTGCCAGTACTTCGGCGCCAAGGAGGAGTGCCAGTACTGCGACATCAACCACAACTGGCGCCAGCACAAGGCGGCGGGCCGCCCCTACACGGGGGTGAAGGACGTCGACGAGGTCCTCGAGGCCCTGGAGATCATCGACAAGTACGACACCGCGAAGGTGTCGACCGCGTACACGCTCACCGGTGGCGCGATCACGTCGAAGGTCCAGGGGCTGGACGAGGCGGACTTCTACGGGCGGTACGCCAAGGCCATCGAGGAGCACTTCCCCGGCCGCTGGATCGGCAAGGTCGTCGCCCAGGCGCTGCCGCGCGACGACGTCCAGCGGTTCAAGGACTACGGCGTGCAGATCTACCACCCCAACTACGAGGTGTGGGACGAGTACCTCTTCAAGATGTACTGCCCGGGCAAGGAGCGGTACGTCGGCCGGGACGAGTGGCACAAGCGCATCCTCGACTCGGCCGAGATCTTCGGGGCACGCAACGTCATCCCCAACTTCGTGGCGGGTGTGGAGATGGCCGAACCGTTCGGCTTCAAGACGGTCGACGAGGCCATCGCCTCCACCACCGAGGGCCTGCGGTTCTTCATGTCGCACGGCATCACGCCCCGCTTCACCACCTGGTGCCCGGAGCCCACGACGCCGCTCGGCAAGGCCAACCCGCAGGGCGCGCCTCTGGAGTACCACATCCGCCTGCTCCAGGCCTACCGGCAGACCATGGAGGACTTCGGCCTCTCCTCGCCCCCCGGCTACGGCCCGCCCGGCGCCGGCAACGCGGTCTTCTCGGTCAGCTCCTTCATGGACAGCCTCCCGGCCGACGAACCCACCGCCGTTTGA
- a CDS encoding helix-turn-helix transcriptional regulator: MDGVPESHTGWTFLTNHARVLAAIADNHSARIRDIAAHCRLTERAVQKIIADLEQDGYLSHTREGRTNTYRIDPGKVLRHPAEAGLTVASLMSLLVKDEVDRATTSAVRSRPHAST; the protein is encoded by the coding sequence ATGGATGGAGTGCCCGAGTCACACACCGGATGGACGTTTCTCACCAACCATGCCCGTGTGCTGGCCGCCATTGCCGACAATCACAGTGCTCGTATCCGGGACATCGCGGCCCACTGCCGGCTCACCGAGCGAGCCGTGCAGAAGATCATCGCGGACCTGGAGCAGGACGGATACCTTTCCCACACCCGGGAGGGGCGCACCAACACGTACCGGATCGACCCCGGCAAGGTGCTGCGCCACCCGGCCGAGGCGGGTCTGACCGTGGCGTCCCTGATGTCCCTGCTGGTCAAGGACGAGGTCGACCGTGCCACAACCTCCGCCGTCCGCAGCCGCCCGCACGCGTCGACCTGA
- a CDS encoding hydroxyacid dehydrogenase, whose protein sequence is MSQRPQALFAMAAENVPQVFPPEVLARLRKSVDIDPGLVAEDFTDPRVLGALARTEILVTGWGCPRLDEAVLDAAPRLRAVLHSAGSVKSFATPGIWQRGIAVSSAAVANALPVAEYTLAMILLAGKDVLAARDRMRTARTSAGWGVIPGIGNYGRRVGVIGASRIGRRVLELLRPFDLRPALTDPYVDERQAAALGVPLLPLDELLRTSGIVTVHAPETPETHHMIGRRELALMPDGAVLINTARGALVDHDALVTELRTGRLTAILDVTDPEPLPADSPLYDLPGAFVTPHLAGSQGNELARLGLTVAQEAERLLAGEKPAYGVDWAALAREA, encoded by the coding sequence TTGAGCCAGCGCCCCCAGGCACTGTTCGCCATGGCCGCCGAGAACGTGCCTCAGGTCTTCCCGCCCGAGGTGCTGGCGCGGCTGCGGAAGTCCGTGGACATCGATCCCGGCCTCGTGGCCGAGGACTTCACCGACCCGCGCGTCCTCGGCGCGCTGGCCCGGACCGAGATCCTGGTGACCGGCTGGGGGTGCCCCCGGCTCGACGAGGCGGTCCTCGACGCCGCTCCCCGGCTGCGGGCGGTGCTGCACTCGGCCGGCTCGGTGAAGTCCTTCGCCACCCCCGGGATCTGGCAGCGCGGCATCGCCGTCTCCTCGGCGGCCGTCGCCAACGCGCTGCCGGTCGCCGAGTACACCCTCGCCATGATCCTGCTCGCCGGGAAGGACGTCCTCGCCGCCCGCGACCGGATGCGCACCGCCCGTACCTCCGCCGGCTGGGGCGTCATCCCCGGCATCGGCAACTACGGCCGCCGGGTGGGCGTCATCGGTGCCTCGCGCATCGGCCGCCGCGTCCTCGAACTGCTGCGCCCCTTCGACCTGCGGCCGGCCCTCACCGACCCGTACGTCGACGAGCGGCAGGCCGCCGCGCTCGGCGTCCCCCTGCTGCCCCTGGACGAGCTGCTGCGCACGTCCGGCATCGTCACCGTCCACGCCCCCGAGACGCCCGAGACCCACCACATGATCGGCCGCCGCGAGCTGGCCCTCATGCCCGACGGGGCGGTGCTGATCAACACCGCGCGCGGCGCGCTGGTCGACCACGACGCCCTTGTGACGGAACTGCGCACCGGCCGTCTGACCGCGATCCTCGACGTCACCGACCCGGAGCCGCTCCCCGCCGACTCGCCCCTCTACGACCTGCCCGGCGCCTTCGTCACCCCGCACCTCGCGGGCTCCCAGGGCAACGAACTGGCCCGGCTCGGCCTGACGGTCGCGCAGGAGGCGGAACGGCTGCTGGCCGGAGAGAAGCCCGCGTACGGGGTCGACTGGGCGGCGCTGGCGCGCGAAGCCTGA
- a CDS encoding ROK family transcriptional regulator, whose protein sequence is MKRTSRDIRTANRYEVLRQIIAESPTSRQELAAATGLSLATVATLVGELLDLRMITEVGFEDSAGGRPRGLVAVNSSGGALIGVDIAETYVHVELFDLGLNVLARAEEDVRPSESLPEQVVAHVATAVGSVVMQAGIEGARVLGVGVSVPGQVDRATGISEYAPNWDWHDVPLLDLLTEHIAYPLYLDNPLRASAVAELWFGAARGRGNAVVVNLGTGVGAGLVLGGGLHRGVSNSAGEWGHTTMVLDGRLCRCGNHGCVETYVGARGIMLNLRELSPDSTLLHPEDQTATIDALARGVAADDPVARRVVHDTARYLGAGVADLVNLFNPEIVVLSSWVARTLGEPLLHEVREAVTRHALPRPLAATEVVLSPIPTDPVCLGAATFALEGALQAVGQKNGKRTAPVRSRTTTPPS, encoded by the coding sequence GTGAAGCGCACATCACGCGACATCCGCACCGCGAACCGATACGAGGTGCTGCGCCAGATCATCGCGGAGTCACCCACCTCCCGGCAGGAGCTGGCAGCGGCCACAGGCCTCAGCCTCGCGACGGTCGCCACCCTCGTAGGTGAGCTGCTCGACCTCCGCATGATCACCGAGGTCGGCTTCGAGGACTCGGCGGGCGGGCGCCCCCGGGGCCTGGTCGCGGTCAACTCCTCGGGCGGCGCGCTGATCGGCGTGGACATCGCCGAGACGTACGTGCATGTCGAGCTCTTCGACCTCGGGTTGAACGTGCTCGCCCGCGCCGAGGAGGACGTCCGGCCCAGCGAGAGCCTGCCCGAGCAGGTGGTGGCCCACGTGGCCACCGCCGTCGGCTCGGTGGTCATGCAGGCCGGCATCGAGGGCGCACGGGTGCTCGGCGTCGGCGTGAGCGTGCCGGGGCAGGTGGACCGCGCGACCGGCATCTCGGAGTACGCGCCCAACTGGGACTGGCACGACGTACCACTGCTGGACCTGCTCACCGAGCACATCGCCTACCCCCTGTACCTGGACAACCCGCTGCGCGCCAGCGCGGTCGCCGAGCTGTGGTTCGGGGCGGCGCGCGGGCGCGGGAACGCCGTGGTGGTCAACCTCGGCACCGGCGTGGGCGCCGGGCTCGTCCTGGGCGGCGGCCTGCACCGCGGGGTCAGCAACAGCGCCGGTGAGTGGGGCCACACCACGATGGTGCTGGACGGACGCCTGTGCCGCTGCGGCAACCACGGCTGCGTGGAGACGTACGTCGGCGCCCGCGGCATCATGCTGAACCTGCGCGAACTCAGCCCCGACAGCACGCTGTTGCACCCCGAGGACCAGACGGCGACCATCGACGCCCTGGCCCGCGGGGTCGCGGCGGACGACCCCGTGGCGCGCCGGGTCGTCCACGACACCGCGCGCTATCTGGGCGCCGGTGTCGCGGACCTGGTCAACCTGTTCAACCCCGAGATCGTCGTGCTGAGCAGCTGGGTCGCCCGCACCCTGGGCGAGCCGCTGCTGCACGAGGTGCGCGAGGCCGTGACCCGGCACGCGCTGCCACGGCCCCTGGCCGCCACCGAAGTCGTCCTCTCCCCGATCCCCACCGACCCGGTGTGCCTGGGCGCGGCGACGTTCGCGCTCGAGGGCGCGCTCCAGGCCGTCGGGCAGAAGAACGGCAAACGCACCGCCCCCGTGAGGAGCCGTACCACCACCCCACCTTCGTAG
- a CDS encoding methylated-DNA--[protein]-cysteine S-methyltransferase codes for MTCPIYWTSVTGPLGPLLLTAAPTGELTSLSVPGQKGGREVRDDWRRDPGPFREAEEQLAAYFAGELKEFRLTWRTEGTAFREQVWAALDDIPYGSTATYGEIAARIGAPRAAVRAVGGAIGANPLLVVRPCHRVIGADGALTGYAGGLDRKVRLLTHEGVLPA; via the coding sequence ATGACCTGCCCGATCTACTGGACGAGTGTGACCGGCCCCCTCGGGCCGCTGCTCCTCACCGCCGCCCCGACCGGAGAGCTGACCTCCCTGTCCGTGCCCGGCCAGAAGGGCGGACGCGAGGTGCGGGACGACTGGCGGCGCGACCCCGGGCCCTTCCGGGAGGCCGAGGAGCAGCTCGCCGCCTACTTCGCCGGGGAACTGAAGGAGTTCCGCCTGACCTGGCGCACCGAGGGCACCGCCTTCCGCGAGCAGGTCTGGGCCGCGCTGGACGACATCCCCTACGGCTCGACCGCGACCTACGGCGAGATCGCCGCGCGCATCGGGGCGCCCCGGGCGGCCGTGCGGGCCGTCGGCGGTGCGATCGGCGCGAATCCGCTGCTGGTGGTCCGGCCGTGCCACCGGGTGATCGGCGCGGACGGCGCACTGACCGGCTATGCGGGCGGCCTGGACCGCAAGGTTCGGCTGCTGACGCACGAGGGTGTGCTGCCCGCCTGA